A region of Micromonospora chokoriensis DNA encodes the following proteins:
- a CDS encoding penicillin-binding protein, translating into MRKRDHNVLTNAASLLVCGLLAGVVVAAAAFPAVAMSGLAAKAGAETFGALPTELTVARAPQISYLLASDGKTPLATMYDENRRDVKFDDISPYMRNAIIAAEDHDFYKHNGVDINGVARAFVNNQSEGSGRQGASTLTMQYVRLAIAYSATHPADVVAATEDTSARKLREMRLALQVDKEFSKDEILTRYLNLASFGNGAYGIFAASQVYFGKPPSKLKIEEAALLAGMVKAPTTNDPTTKAGYPLALDRRDYVIDNMVEIKAITQQEADAAKAVKLEVKDKRTPNGCVSANVNSWGFFCDYFYRWWMQQETFGSTTYDRERRLKSGGYTVVTSIDVQAQRAADKAVRKAKSENSKEAAMVAVVEPGTGRVRALAVNRQFKLDDPKNPKNKISSDPAKSKKKIRGNYPATVNPLLTGGDGITGYQAGSTFKMFTIVAALEKGIPLSYNINAPKQFKSEYIIRPGPAACAGTSFYCPTNSVESMAGPHNMWSAFGRSVNTYFVPLQQQVGAENVVKAAKRLGINFRSQEDLDLEKGAHQWGAFTLGVSQTTPLDLANAYATLAADGKYCEPIPVQEIRDPEGNKLDIANPRCEKRFSTDVARAAVDAARCPVGDKSSSSKCAGATAPNVRDDVGYPVAGKSGTTDSEKTAALVAMTKQYSVAGIMADPDWPQTNVKMKHAEKDGINPPVWETLRDAMKGKPKINFEPPGQKISEGDQRSIPDVKCVSVDQAKSRLKGAGFEPVVSSTKVPSSCKAGDAAGTSPDGRTIKGGLVTIQVSSGGGAPGNTDGTPGNPPGNQPGGRPGGRPGG; encoded by the coding sequence ATGCGGAAACGTGACCACAATGTGCTGACCAACGCCGCATCGCTACTCGTGTGTGGCCTGTTGGCCGGCGTGGTGGTCGCTGCGGCGGCCTTCCCCGCAGTGGCGATGTCCGGCTTGGCCGCCAAGGCCGGCGCCGAGACATTCGGCGCCCTGCCCACGGAGCTGACGGTGGCCCGCGCGCCCCAGATCAGCTACCTGTTGGCCTCGGACGGCAAGACACCACTCGCGACCATGTACGACGAGAACCGTCGCGACGTGAAGTTCGACGACATCTCGCCGTACATGCGGAATGCGATCATCGCGGCCGAGGATCACGACTTCTACAAGCACAACGGCGTCGACATCAACGGTGTCGCCCGCGCGTTCGTCAACAACCAGAGCGAAGGCTCCGGCCGGCAGGGCGCGTCGACGCTGACCATGCAGTACGTCCGGCTGGCCATCGCCTACTCGGCCACCCACCCGGCGGACGTGGTCGCGGCGACCGAGGACACCAGCGCCCGCAAGCTCCGCGAGATGCGACTGGCCCTCCAGGTCGACAAGGAATTCTCCAAGGACGAGATCCTCACCCGCTACCTCAACCTCGCCTCGTTCGGCAACGGCGCGTACGGCATCTTCGCCGCCAGCCAGGTCTACTTCGGCAAGCCGCCGAGCAAGCTCAAGATCGAGGAAGCGGCGCTGCTGGCCGGCATGGTCAAGGCACCGACGACGAACGACCCGACCACCAAGGCCGGCTACCCGCTCGCTCTGGACCGTCGCGACTACGTCATCGACAACATGGTCGAGATCAAGGCCATCACCCAGCAGGAGGCCGACGCGGCCAAGGCCGTCAAGCTCGAGGTGAAGGACAAGCGCACCCCGAACGGCTGCGTCTCCGCCAACGTCAACAGCTGGGGCTTCTTCTGCGACTACTTCTACCGCTGGTGGATGCAGCAGGAGACGTTCGGCTCCACCACGTACGACCGCGAGCGGCGCCTGAAGAGCGGCGGCTACACCGTCGTCACCTCGATCGACGTCCAGGCGCAGAGGGCCGCGGACAAGGCGGTCCGCAAGGCCAAGAGCGAGAACAGCAAGGAAGCCGCCATGGTCGCGGTGGTCGAGCCCGGCACCGGCCGGGTCCGGGCGCTCGCGGTGAACAGGCAGTTCAAGCTGGACGACCCGAAGAACCCGAAGAACAAGATCTCCAGCGACCCGGCGAAGAGCAAGAAGAAGATCCGGGGCAACTACCCGGCCACGGTGAACCCGCTGCTCACCGGCGGCGACGGCATCACCGGCTACCAGGCCGGGTCGACGTTCAAGATGTTCACCATCGTCGCGGCGCTGGAGAAGGGCATCCCGCTCAGCTACAACATCAACGCGCCGAAGCAGTTCAAGTCGGAGTACATCATCCGGCCTGGCCCGGCGGCCTGCGCGGGGACCAGCTTCTACTGCCCCACCAACTCCGTCGAGAGCATGGCCGGCCCGCACAACATGTGGAGCGCGTTCGGCCGCTCGGTCAACACCTACTTCGTGCCGCTGCAGCAGCAGGTCGGTGCGGAGAACGTGGTCAAGGCCGCGAAGCGGCTGGGCATCAACTTCCGGTCCCAGGAGGACCTGGACCTGGAGAAGGGTGCGCACCAGTGGGGTGCGTTCACCCTGGGCGTCTCGCAGACCACCCCGCTCGACCTGGCCAACGCGTACGCCACCCTGGCCGCGGACGGCAAGTACTGCGAGCCGATCCCGGTGCAGGAGATCCGCGACCCGGAGGGCAACAAGCTCGACATCGCCAACCCGCGGTGCGAGAAGCGGTTCAGCACCGACGTGGCCCGCGCCGCCGTGGACGCCGCCCGCTGCCCGGTCGGTGACAAGTCGTCGTCCTCGAAGTGCGCGGGTGCCACCGCCCCCAACGTCCGCGACGACGTCGGTTACCCGGTGGCCGGCAAGTCCGGCACCACCGACTCGGAGAAGACCGCCGCCCTGGTCGCGATGACCAAGCAGTACTCGGTGGCCGGCATCATGGCCGACCCGGACTGGCCGCAGACGAACGTCAAGATGAAGCACGCGGAGAAGGACGGCATCAACCCGCCGGTGTGGGAGACGCTGCGGGACGCCATGAAGGGCAAGCCGAAGATCAACTTTGAGCCGCCGGGTCAGAAGATCTCCGAGGGTGACCAGCGCAGCATCCCCGACGTGAAGTGCGTCTCGGTGGACCAGGCGAAGTCCCGACTCAAGGGCGCCGGCTTCGAACCGGTCGTCTCCAGCACGAAGGTCCCCTCCTCGTGCAAGGCCGGCGACGCCGCCGGCACCAGCCCGGACGGTCGCACGATCAAGGGTGGCCTGGTCACCATCCAGGTCAGCAGCGGCGGCGGCGCACCGGGCAACACCGACGGCACGCCGGGCAATCCGCCCGGCAACCAGCCCGGTGGTCGACCCGGCGGTCGTCCCGGCGGCTGA
- a CDS encoding WhiB family transcriptional regulator, with amino-acid sequence MGMITDWPSLAACQNGDPDALFVQGAEQNVAKRICRSCPVRYECLADALDNRIEFGVWGGMTERERRALLRRHPQVTSWRKMFEAAMKKNSKDKSGKDKILVTATN; translated from the coding sequence ATGGGCATGATCACTGACTGGCCGTCACTGGCGGCATGTCAGAACGGGGACCCGGACGCGTTGTTCGTACAGGGCGCCGAACAGAACGTGGCGAAGCGGATCTGCCGGAGCTGCCCAGTTCGGTACGAGTGCCTGGCCGACGCGCTGGACAACCGGATCGAGTTCGGTGTGTGGGGTGGCATGACCGAACGCGAACGGCGGGCGCTGCTGCGCCGTCACCCGCAGGTGACGAGCTGGCGCAAGATGTTCGAGGCCGCGATGAAGAAGAACAGCAAGGACAAGAGCGGCAAGGACAAGATCCTGGTCACCGCTACGAACTGA
- a CDS encoding ArsA family ATPase, whose protein sequence is MVPSEDAAPQLDVDQILADPGVRIVVCCGAGGVGKTTTAAALALRAAEQHGRRTVVLTIDPARRLAQSLGLTELDNTPRQVKGIDVEGSGGELHAMMLDMKRTFDDVVLQHTDPTKAAEIFANPFYQAMSSTFAGTQEYMAMEKLGQLHARGEWDLIVVDTPPSRSALDFLDAPARLSRFLDGRMLRLLLAPARSGGRSMFSLVTASFGMFSKVVQKVLGAQLLTDLSGFVAALDSMFGGFRQRSEQTYRILQARETAFLLVAAPEPDAVREAAYFAGRLRDERMPLAGLVLNRVHRPAVPELDAEQSRVAAERLTELGGHEATVDVLRAHAALARQAVREQQVAARFTEAFPEVPAVSVTAQPADVHDVDGLRTIGAAISRP, encoded by the coding sequence TTGGTGCCTTCCGAAGACGCGGCGCCGCAGCTGGACGTCGACCAGATCCTCGCCGACCCAGGCGTGCGGATCGTCGTGTGCTGCGGTGCCGGCGGGGTGGGAAAGACGACCACCGCCGCGGCACTGGCCCTGCGAGCCGCCGAGCAGCACGGCCGACGCACCGTGGTGCTCACCATCGACCCGGCGCGCCGGCTGGCCCAGTCGCTGGGGCTGACCGAGCTGGACAACACCCCTCGCCAGGTCAAGGGCATCGACGTCGAGGGCAGCGGCGGCGAGCTGCACGCCATGATGCTGGACATGAAGCGCACCTTCGACGACGTGGTGCTCCAGCACACCGATCCGACGAAGGCCGCGGAGATCTTCGCCAACCCGTTCTACCAGGCAATGAGCTCGACCTTCGCCGGCACGCAGGAGTACATGGCGATGGAGAAGCTGGGCCAGCTGCACGCCCGCGGCGAGTGGGACCTCATCGTGGTGGACACGCCACCGTCCCGCTCGGCACTGGACTTCCTGGACGCGCCGGCCCGGCTCTCCCGCTTCCTCGACGGCCGGATGCTGCGCCTGTTGCTGGCCCCGGCGCGAAGTGGCGGACGGAGCATGTTCAGCCTGGTCACGGCGTCGTTCGGGATGTTCTCGAAGGTGGTGCAGAAGGTCCTCGGCGCACAACTGCTCACCGACCTGTCCGGCTTCGTGGCCGCCCTCGATTCGATGTTCGGCGGTTTCCGGCAGCGTTCGGAGCAGACGTACCGCATCCTCCAGGCCCGGGAGACGGCCTTCCTGCTGGTCGCGGCACCGGAGCCGGACGCGGTCCGGGAGGCCGCCTACTTCGCGGGCCGCCTGCGCGACGAGCGGATGCCGCTCGCCGGCCTGGTCCTCAACCGGGTGCACCGACCGGCGGTGCCGGAGCTGGACGCCGAACAGAGCCGGGTCGCCGCCGAGCGGCTGACCGAGCTGGGTGGGCACGAGGCCACCGTCGACGTGTTGCGGGCCCACGCGGCACTGGCCCGTCAGGCGGTACGCGAGCAGCAGGTCGCGGCGCGCTTCACCGAGGCGTTCCCGGAGGTGCCTGCGGTGTCGGTGACGGCTCAGCCCGCCGACGTACACGACGTCGACGGGCTGCGGACGATCGGCGCGGCGATCAGCCGGCCGTGA
- a CDS encoding ArsA-related P-loop ATPase codes for MSAAEWPTEPAGTGWSARLHVVTGKGGTGKTSIAAALALALAAGGRRTLLVEVEGRQGIAQLFGIDPLPYEERHLADAPDGGEVRALAVDAEEALLEYLDMFYKLGAAGRALRKLGAIDFATTIAPGLRDVLLTGKVKEATTRTSGQRRAYDAVVLDAPPTGRIGRFLNVTAETARLAKVGPIKTQSEGVSALLRSPMTAVHVVTLLEEMPVQETVDAIADLTSLGFGIGQVIVNGARPRLPAGPAVTAAELRRGLVAAGLPADRDTVAGLHGEARDQLIRRELEDSLRADLVELGLPMRELPLLPDGVDRAGLTALARALVSAD; via the coding sequence GTGTCTGCAGCTGAGTGGCCGACCGAGCCGGCCGGTACCGGATGGTCCGCCCGCCTCCACGTGGTGACCGGCAAGGGCGGCACCGGCAAGACCAGCATCGCGGCGGCGCTCGCTCTCGCGCTCGCCGCCGGCGGTCGGCGCACCCTGCTGGTCGAGGTCGAGGGACGGCAGGGCATCGCCCAGTTGTTCGGTATCGACCCGCTGCCGTACGAGGAGCGGCACCTCGCCGACGCGCCGGACGGCGGTGAGGTACGCGCTCTCGCGGTGGACGCCGAGGAGGCGCTGCTCGAGTACCTCGACATGTTCTACAAGCTGGGGGCCGCCGGCCGGGCCCTCCGCAAGCTCGGTGCCATCGACTTCGCCACCACCATCGCGCCGGGCCTGCGGGACGTACTCCTCACCGGCAAGGTCAAGGAGGCGACCACCCGCACCTCCGGGCAGCGTCGCGCGTACGACGCGGTGGTGTTGGACGCTCCGCCGACCGGGCGGATCGGCCGTTTCCTCAACGTGACGGCGGAGACCGCCCGGCTGGCGAAGGTCGGCCCGATCAAGACCCAGAGCGAGGGGGTCTCGGCGCTGCTGCGCTCCCCGATGACAGCGGTGCACGTGGTCACGCTGCTGGAGGAGATGCCAGTCCAGGAGACGGTGGACGCCATCGCGGACCTGACCTCGCTCGGCTTCGGCATCGGGCAGGTGATCGTCAACGGCGCTCGGCCCCGGCTGCCGGCCGGCCCGGCGGTCACCGCCGCGGAGCTGCGGCGCGGGCTGGTCGCCGCCGGGCTGCCGGCCGATCGGGACACCGTGGCCGGTCTGCACGGCGAGGCCCGGGACCAGCTCATCCGGCGTGAACTGGAGGATTCGCTCCGCGCCGACCTGGTGGAGTTGGGGCTGCCGATGCGCGAGCTGCCGCTGCTGCCCGACGGGGTCGACCGGGCGGGCCTGACGGCGCTGGCCCGGGCCCTCGTCAGCGCCGATTGA
- a CDS encoding Rv0361 family membrane protein, with translation MPGQPALAAPSGRLALPASPAQPALPGPPGQVSGPGQPEGPGGPPAAAAPTPPGAAEIPPPPPAYAPYQGAAEPKKKRGLLIAVIALAVIMVLCVGGGAVAFLTLRNAETGEGAKEPTVAVDEFLTAVYKDRDVDKAAGRVCAASRDDEKIAAKIAEVEKYASTHQNPRFRWTTPKVDNQTGDRATVSTRVTMTTSDEKVADQDLRFTVVQKTGWWVCEVA, from the coding sequence ATCCCCGGCCAGCCAGCCCTCGCCGCGCCGTCCGGGCGACTCGCCCTCCCCGCGTCCCCCGCCCAGCCCGCACTCCCCGGGCCACCCGGTCAGGTCAGCGGTCCCGGCCAACCGGAGGGGCCGGGCGGCCCCCCGGCGGCTGCCGCCCCGACACCGCCGGGCGCCGCGGAGATCCCCCCACCTCCGCCGGCGTACGCGCCCTACCAGGGCGCGGCCGAGCCGAAGAAGAAGCGTGGACTGCTGATCGCGGTGATCGCCCTGGCGGTGATCATGGTGCTCTGCGTGGGCGGCGGCGCGGTGGCGTTCCTGACCCTGCGCAACGCCGAGACCGGTGAGGGCGCCAAGGAGCCGACGGTCGCCGTCGACGAGTTCCTCACCGCGGTCTACAAGGACCGCGACGTCGACAAGGCGGCCGGTCGGGTCTGCGCCGCCTCCCGCGACGACGAGAAGATCGCCGCGAAGATCGCCGAGGTGGAGAAGTACGCCTCCACGCACCAGAACCCACGCTTCCGATGGACCACCCCGAAGGTGGACAACCAGACCGGCGACCGCGCCACCGTCTCCACCCGGGTCACCATGACCACCTCCGACGAGAAGGTGGCTGACCAGGACCTGCGCTTCACTGTGGTGCAGAAGACGGGTTGGTGGGTCTGCGAGGTCGCGTGA
- a CDS encoding DUF4177 domain-containing protein, which produces MQKWEYSTVPLLVHATKQILDNWGEDGWELVAVVPGPNPDQLVAYLKRPKA; this is translated from the coding sequence ATGCAGAAGTGGGAATACTCCACGGTCCCGCTGCTGGTCCACGCGACCAAGCAGATCCTCGACAACTGGGGCGAGGACGGGTGGGAGCTCGTCGCAGTGGTCCCCGGGCCCAACCCGGACCAGCTGGTCGCCTACCTGAAGCGGCCCAAGGCGTGA
- a CDS encoding RidA family protein yields MSNGPHAKLAELGFELPEVVPPVASYVPAVQSGQHVYVSGQLPIAEGKLLATGKVGAGISAEQAKDLAQRCALNALAAVDSLVGLENVVKVVKVTGFVASAPGFTGQPAVINGASDLFGTVFGEAGRHARSAVGVAELPLDAPVEIELIVEVA; encoded by the coding sequence GTGAGCAACGGTCCGCACGCGAAGCTCGCCGAGCTGGGGTTCGAACTGCCCGAGGTCGTGCCGCCGGTGGCCAGCTACGTGCCGGCCGTGCAGTCCGGCCAGCACGTGTACGTCTCCGGCCAGTTGCCGATCGCCGAGGGCAAACTGCTCGCGACCGGCAAGGTCGGCGCGGGGATCTCCGCCGAGCAGGCCAAGGATCTGGCCCAGCGCTGCGCGCTCAACGCGCTGGCCGCCGTCGACTCGCTGGTCGGCCTGGAGAACGTGGTCAAGGTGGTCAAGGTGACCGGTTTCGTGGCCTCCGCGCCCGGGTTCACCGGTCAGCCCGCGGTGATCAACGGTGCCTCCGACCTCTTCGGCACCGTCTTCGGCGAGGCCGGTCGCCACGCCCGTAGCGCCGTCGGTGTCGCCGAGCTGCCCCTCGACGCCCCGGTGGAGATCGAGTTGATCGTCGAGGTCGCCTGA
- a CDS encoding MBL fold metallo-hydrolase translates to MSGHVTAPAAALAGELPTWVTLLRAPNPGPMTLDGTNTWVLRAPSADRAVVVDPGPADEGHLSRIAAHGPVGLILITHGHPDHTEGAARLSDLLGGVHVLAVDPAHTVGGEPLTEPGEHLGGFGLEIRLLSTPGHTADSVCFLVEHGDEQAVLTGDTILGRGTTVVAHPDGHLGDYLASLELLSAYRGIRALPGHGPALADCGAAADFYLAHRRARLDQVRAAVAAGARTPADVVAAVYADVDRSLWWAAEWSVRAQLEYLGVDSGESAPGVSGLEHM, encoded by the coding sequence ATGAGCGGGCACGTGACGGCGCCGGCGGCGGCCCTCGCCGGCGAGCTGCCGACCTGGGTGACACTGCTGCGCGCACCGAACCCCGGGCCGATGACCCTCGACGGCACCAACACCTGGGTGCTGCGCGCCCCGTCGGCCGACCGGGCCGTGGTGGTCGATCCGGGACCGGCCGACGAGGGGCACCTGAGCCGCATCGCCGCGCACGGGCCTGTCGGTCTGATCCTGATCACCCACGGCCACCCCGACCACACCGAGGGCGCCGCGCGACTGAGCGACCTGCTCGGCGGTGTGCACGTCCTCGCCGTCGACCCGGCGCACACCGTCGGCGGTGAGCCGCTCACCGAACCCGGTGAACACCTCGGCGGCTTCGGCCTGGAGATCCGTCTGCTGAGCACGCCAGGGCACACCGCCGACTCGGTGTGCTTCCTGGTCGAGCACGGCGACGAGCAGGCGGTGCTCACCGGCGACACCATCCTCGGCCGGGGCACCACGGTCGTCGCCCACCCCGACGGGCACCTGGGCGACTACCTGGCCAGCCTGGAGCTGCTGTCCGCGTACCGGGGAATCCGGGCCCTGCCCGGGCACGGCCCGGCGCTGGCCGACTGCGGTGCCGCCGCCGACTTCTACCTCGCGCACCGCCGGGCCCGGCTCGACCAGGTCCGGGCCGCGGTCGCCGCCGGCGCCCGCACGCCCGCCGACGTGGTGGCCGCGGTCTACGCGGACGTGGACCGCTCGCTCTGGTGGGCGGCCGAGTGGTCGGTCCGCGCCCAGCTCGAATATCTGGGTGTCGACTCTGGGGAATCCGCACCCGGGGTCAGTGGGTTGGAGCACATGTGA
- a CDS encoding adenylate/guanylate cyclase domain-containing protein, translated as MTCPVCGTVAVPGARFCHNCGAALPAAATLPAAERRVVTVLFGDLSEFTSWSEDLDPERVGAVTDRVLAALAGAVKTFGGHVDKLTGDGIMAVFGAPVAHEDDAERAVRAALSMQRAVRRVLDDERGGGAPLGLRVGLNTGDVIAGIQAAIEYTVIGDTVNTAARLADAAAVGAVYAGGRTAAATRHVASWRALRPLRLKGKREPVEAYELLGLLDAPGTRSGLGDEAPYVGRETEIGRVAGRLAEVIDQGDPRVLLMTAEAGIGKSRFAAEVERLAAGYDVGAGRYAAHTGARVLSVRCAAFGERRRLAPLADLVRAAVGLPSDAATALTRPAVEERLRRLGQRLARSGGETAPIAAEQLLALLGYGELPAHAGTDTGEWGGSGVPAADSETVPNAVADLLSGLASEAPLVVVVDDLHDATAETISALGMTLSRLTGPVLVLLLGRPELVRTAGALTRVADAEVHSLPPLRGADAARLLTSYLGGGRLPQADTDRLLATAQGNPFYLAELVTLLIERGALTTESARGVRAPGERPGDREQSPAAGWRLVPGSLGSRLLSRDLAAVLAARIDALPPDARSVLRDAAVIGDTVPNGALEAMREQRAGRDGRPSAVVAVELDRAVEELLQRRMLHRSRTGYSFATPLMREAAYAGVSKAELAERHAALARWAAPAEESAPAAPGGFTDEARDDFVATHVERAATLADAVKLRPDAPARAVVPLGVAALGRAARRSLSAGEPVLAVEYAERATELARDGVPAADRVVHARALLQVGRVADALAYAEKIAANAGDEATRVGALLLAGQAQETLGDQGRAMTAWQEALQVATAGGLPVHRATAMRRIGMADFVAGRLSQASSRLAAAYQVSLGAQDRRGQAWSLQNLAWVTTTRGDFAGTDAVLGRAARLFAELKDPYGQAWLRGTTAFARLLAGRLREACRMAQVFLPFGERVGEAWAVGTLRAVAAFATAELGDLAEADREARRAYREFAAASDDWGRGFALVVRAVVARGLGESEHAADLLSDALAYAERTSHPLLTGMAGTLRGFVALDLGDCETAEQMARSVLTTVEPHNPQAPAQVAPRVLLATARLAVGDSATAVGLLAPVATAAANAPSLLFSRRQTMAQYASALLAHGQREQALDWARRAVTAPAEDVRSQVIAASVLAEALAACGQPTEALSYADEAVRLAYATEQRSERAAADALHARLST; from the coding sequence GTGACCTGCCCCGTGTGTGGAACCGTCGCCGTTCCCGGTGCGCGGTTCTGCCACAACTGCGGTGCCGCCCTGCCGGCCGCCGCCACGTTGCCGGCGGCCGAGCGCCGGGTGGTCACCGTGCTCTTCGGTGACCTCTCCGAGTTCACCTCATGGTCGGAGGACCTCGACCCGGAACGCGTCGGCGCGGTCACCGACCGGGTGCTCGCCGCACTCGCCGGTGCGGTGAAGACGTTCGGCGGGCACGTCGACAAGCTGACCGGTGACGGGATCATGGCGGTCTTCGGCGCTCCCGTGGCGCACGAGGACGACGCCGAACGTGCCGTCCGCGCCGCCCTGTCCATGCAGCGGGCCGTCCGCCGGGTGCTCGACGACGAGCGGGGCGGCGGAGCGCCGCTGGGCCTGCGGGTCGGCCTGAACACCGGCGACGTCATCGCGGGCATCCAGGCAGCCATCGAATACACGGTCATCGGCGACACGGTGAACACCGCCGCCCGGCTGGCCGACGCCGCCGCCGTCGGCGCGGTGTACGCCGGCGGGCGCACCGCCGCCGCCACCCGGCACGTCGCCTCCTGGCGGGCACTGCGCCCGCTGCGGCTCAAGGGCAAGCGGGAGCCGGTCGAGGCGTACGAGCTGCTGGGCCTCCTGGACGCGCCGGGCACCCGCTCGGGTCTCGGCGACGAGGCGCCGTACGTCGGACGGGAGACGGAGATCGGCCGGGTCGCCGGTCGACTCGCCGAGGTGATCGACCAGGGGGACCCGCGGGTGCTGCTGATGACCGCCGAGGCGGGCATCGGCAAGTCCCGGTTCGCCGCCGAGGTCGAGCGCCTCGCCGCCGGGTACGACGTGGGCGCCGGCCGCTACGCGGCGCACACGGGAGCCCGGGTGCTCTCGGTGCGGTGCGCCGCGTTCGGTGAACGACGCCGGCTCGCGCCCCTGGCCGACCTGGTCCGTGCCGCCGTCGGCCTGCCCAGCGACGCGGCCACCGCGCTGACCCGACCGGCCGTCGAGGAGAGGCTGCGGCGGCTCGGGCAGCGGCTCGCCCGCTCCGGTGGTGAGACCGCGCCGATCGCCGCCGAGCAACTGCTCGCCCTGCTCGGCTACGGCGAACTCCCCGCGCACGCCGGCACCGACACCGGTGAGTGGGGTGGGTCGGGCGTCCCGGCGGCGGACTCCGAGACGGTGCCGAACGCGGTCGCCGACCTGCTCAGCGGCCTCGCCTCGGAGGCGCCGCTGGTGGTCGTCGTGGACGACCTGCACGACGCCACCGCCGAGACGATCAGCGCGCTCGGCATGACCCTGTCCCGGCTCACCGGCCCGGTGCTGGTGCTGCTGCTCGGCCGACCGGAGCTGGTGCGTACCGCCGGGGCGTTGACCCGGGTCGCGGACGCCGAGGTGCACTCCCTGCCACCACTGCGCGGCGCCGACGCGGCGCGGCTGCTCACCAGCTATCTCGGTGGCGGCAGATTGCCGCAGGCCGACACGGACCGGCTGCTCGCCACCGCGCAGGGCAACCCGTTCTACCTGGCCGAGCTGGTCACCCTGCTGATCGAGCGGGGAGCGCTCACCACCGAGTCCGCGCGGGGGGTCCGCGCACCGGGGGAACGGCCCGGCGACCGCGAGCAGAGCCCGGCGGCCGGGTGGCGGTTGGTGCCCGGCTCGCTGGGCAGCCGACTGCTCTCCCGGGACCTCGCCGCCGTCCTCGCCGCCCGGATCGACGCCCTGCCGCCGGACGCCCGTTCGGTGCTGCGGGACGCCGCGGTGATCGGTGACACGGTGCCGAACGGGGCGTTGGAGGCGATGCGTGAGCAGCGCGCCGGCCGCGACGGCCGGCCGTCGGCCGTGGTCGCCGTGGAACTCGACCGGGCCGTCGAGGAGCTGCTGCAACGGCGGATGCTGCACCGGTCCCGGACCGGATACTCGTTCGCGACCCCGCTGATGCGGGAGGCCGCGTACGCCGGGGTGAGCAAGGCCGAGCTGGCCGAACGGCACGCCGCACTGGCCCGCTGGGCGGCGCCGGCGGAAGAGTCCGCCCCCGCCGCGCCGGGCGGGTTCACCGACGAGGCCCGGGACGACTTCGTGGCGACGCACGTCGAACGAGCCGCGACGCTCGCCGACGCGGTGAAGCTGCGCCCGGACGCGCCGGCCCGCGCTGTGGTACCGCTGGGCGTCGCCGCGCTCGGCCGGGCCGCCCGCCGGTCGCTGTCCGCCGGTGAGCCGGTGCTGGCCGTCGAGTACGCCGAGCGCGCCACCGAACTCGCCCGTGACGGGGTGCCGGCGGCCGATCGGGTGGTGCACGCCCGGGCCCTGCTCCAGGTCGGCCGGGTCGCCGACGCGTTGGCGTACGCCGAGAAGATCGCCGCGAACGCGGGCGACGAGGCCACCCGGGTCGGTGCCCTGCTGCTCGCTGGGCAGGCCCAGGAGACCCTCGGCGATCAGGGCCGGGCGATGACCGCCTGGCAGGAGGCGTTGCAGGTGGCCACGGCGGGCGGCCTGCCCGTGCACCGCGCCACCGCGATGCGCCGGATCGGGATGGCCGACTTCGTGGCCGGCCGGCTGAGCCAGGCGAGCAGCCGGTTGGCTGCCGCGTACCAGGTCAGCCTCGGCGCACAGGACCGGCGTGGGCAGGCGTGGTCGCTGCAGAACCTGGCCTGGGTCACCACCACCCGGGGTGACTTCGCCGGCACCGACGCGGTGCTCGGCCGCGCCGCCCGGCTCTTCGCCGAGCTGAAGGACCCGTACGGGCAGGCCTGGCTGCGCGGCACCACGGCGTTCGCCCGACTGCTCGCCGGGCGGCTGCGCGAGGCGTGTCGGATGGCGCAGGTGTTCCTGCCGTTCGGGGAGCGGGTCGGCGAGGCGTGGGCGGTGGGCACGCTGCGCGCGGTGGCCGCTTTCGCCACCGCCGAGCTGGGTGACCTGGCCGAGGCGGACCGGGAGGCCCGGCGGGCGTACCGGGAGTTCGCGGCCGCCTCCGACGACTGGGGGCGCGGGTTCGCGCTGGTGGTCCGCGCGGTGGTGGCACGAGGGCTGGGCGAGTCGGAGCACGCGGCGGACCTGCTCAGCGACGCCCTGGCGTACGCCGAGCGCACCTCGCACCCGCTGCTGACCGGGATGGCCGGCACGCTGCGCGGTTTCGTGGCGTTGGACCTGGGCGACTGCGAGACCGCCGAGCAGATGGCCCGTTCGGTGCTGACCACGGTGGAGCCGCACAACCCGCAGGCCCCGGCGCAGGTGGCGCCTCGGGTGCTGCTGGCGACGGCGCGTCTGGCCGTCGGCGACTCGGCGACCGCGGTCGGGCTGCTCGCCCCGGTGGCGACGGCCGCCGCGAACGCGCCCTCGCTGCTGTTCTCCCGTCGTCAGACGATGGCTCAGTACGCGTCGGCGCTGCTCGCCCACGGTCAGCGGGAGCAGGCGTTGGACTGGGCCCGGCGGGCGGTCACCGCACCGGCCGAGGACGTGCGCAGTCAGGTGATCGCGGCCAGTGTGCTGGCCGAGGCGCTGGCTGCCTGCGGCCAGCCGACGGAGGCGCTGTCCTACGCGGACGAGGCGGTCCGCCTGGCGTACGCGACCGAGCAGCGCAGCGAACGCGCCGCCGCCGACGCCCTGCACGCCCGCCTGAGCACCTGA